The Chlamydia sp. genomic sequence TATTTCACGGCGTCCTTCTTCTTGAACGCAGCATCTTTTCTTTCTTTAGAATAGAAAAAAGTAAAACCAAAACTCGAAAAAAGAAGTGGGTCTTTGCTCTAATCCCTCTTGCTACACTCCTCGGATTATTTCTCCTAGAAAAGAAGCCCATAACAATTCCCCCACTCTCTACGCAATCTTTTGTTTTGTTGTTAGACTGGACGCCTAATCCCAATCATATCCCTCTTTATGTTGGGATAGAGAAAGGATTTTTTTTAGATGAAGGAATCTCCCTAACCTTACAGAAAAATACAGACACATGCTCTTCCGTTCCCCATCTTTTGCTTGAAAAAGTTGACTATACGCTTTACCACAGCCTAGGAATATTAAAAGCCGCAATCAAAGGGGCTCCTATTCAGATTGTAGGAAGACTTATTGACAGCTCTTTACAAGGCCTTATCTACCGGACCAATGAGGGTATAGAAAAACTAGAAGATCTTAACAACCGCGTACTCGGTTTCTGTCTCAATGACTCACAAAAACTACCTCATTTACTGGAATTTTTACGTAAACATCATGTCGTACCTTCTGATATTAAAAACGTCAGCGCAGATATGATTTCTCCTATGCTTACCCGTCAAATAGATTTTTTATACGGAGCTTTCTATAACATTGAAGGGGTAACTATTTCTTTGAAAGGAATGCCTACCAGTTGTTTCCTATCCGATACCTACGGCCTCCCCACTGGTCCACAGCTCCTCATTTGCGGGAAAAAGGGATCTCTTGCTACAACTCCTCAATCTCTTTATAGTATGCAAAAGGCTTTATCACGAAGTTTAGAGTTTTGTCGCGAGCATCCTCAAGAGGCTTTCGCAGTTTACGTAAAAGTAACCAAAAACTCACCTAAAGTATTGTCTGATGAACAAGCACAATGGGAAGCTACTATTCCTCTATTAGCTAGAACCCAATCTCCTTTATCACAAGAACTACTACAAACACTCCTCTTTACCCTATCTTCCACTTACCCAGATCTGCAAGCATCCATCAACGCCTTTGATATTGAGTCTTTTCAGTAAAAGAAAATACTTTTTTAGAATAAAAAATTTATTTGGTTTCTTTTTTAATTATTAGGTTTCGTTAAATCTCATCTTAAACTACACTCTTGCATGCGATTTAGAGAATCTTGATTGCTGAAAATGGAGCACGCTCTTCTTTCAGAATAAAATACAAACCTTTTTATAAATGTCTTATGGATTGGCCATTTTTTTTGCTGTCTCAAAGTTGCATCTTGTTTTTAGCAGCAGATTCTACAACGAATATTGAAGTCCTTAATAGAGTCTTGGACAATTTATCTAAAAGAAACAAAGCTTTGCTATTGATCCGAGAAAGTTTTTTTGCTCTTATCGGCTCATTGATTCTGTATCCTGCCCTATCGAAACTTCTCTACTCCCTACAAACTCCAGCTTGTGCAACTACTGTTGTTGGAGGATGTGGAGTTATGCTAGTGGGAATGCGAGCCATTCTTCGAAATACTCAAGTAGCTTCCTGGACTAAGCTCCCTTCCTTTTCCCGCTCTCCTAAAATATTCCCTATTGCTCTTCCTTTAATGATCGGGCCTTCTTGGCTATGTGCTTGTGCCCCCCTAACTACACAGAATCTCCCATTTTCTATTGTTGGTGCTCTTCTATTTTTCTCTTGGCTAATGATGGCAACCACCACTCTTGTTCTCCAAGTAACTAACAAAGAAGGCTCCCAAGCAATAATCGCGATACAGACAATTTTAGGACTTGCAGTCGTGATCGTAGGCGCACAACTCCTGGTATCAGGCTTACAGCAAACTTTCCTATAAGAAGGCAAGTGTATTATGCTACATTCCTTATTTCGCCTTACTCTACTTTTTTATGCCCTTTTCAATTCTTTAGGTTCTTTGCCTGTTTTTGTTGCCTTATTGAAAAAATTTTCTTTCCGAAAACAACAACGTATCATCTTAAGGGAGTCCATCTACGCTTTGCTCCTGCTGTTTTTATTCATAACTTTTGGACGAAGTTTCTTCCGTTTACTAGGTATCACTCTACCAGCGTTCCAATTGACAGGAGGGCTGCTTCTCGGAGCTATTGCTATTGACATGATGAAAGCTCTCCCTCCTCATACGGAGGCCTTAAAACAAAACAAAGAAGAACCTGTTTTCTTTCCTTTGGCCTTTCCTATTATTACAGGGCCCGCAATGATCACCTCCACTCTAGGGCATATGGAAGAGGGTATTTTCTCTAAAGAGGTTGTTTTGGGAGCTATTCTGCTCGCTTGGCTTTTTTCTCTAATTACGCTACTCCTCTCTAGCCCCATTAATCGCCTATTTGGCCAAATGGGATTGTTAGCATTAGAGCGTTTATTTAGTATTAGTTTAGCTTTGATGTCTGTCAACCTTATACTGAAAGCTTTCTCCACAGCTTTTAATATAGGGTATTATGTGATGCCATAAAGCATCCCTTACACAAAAAAGAAACAAATGAATCAGAAATCTTTTTTTTGGTTTTCCTTTTATGAAAAGAAATGATCCTTGTTGGTGTGGTAGCCAGAAAAAATGGAAACATTGCCACTCCCCGGCTAAACCAGAACGTCCTGACGATAATTTAAGACAATTTTATGCTTCTCGCTATGGTATTATCATCAAAACACCCGAGCAAATAAAGAAAATTCGTCATGCCTGTCAAGTAACTGCTCAAATTCTTAACGCTTTATGCGAAGCTGCAAAAGAAGGCGTAACTACAAACGAGCTCGATCGTTTATCCCAAGAACTCCACAAAGACTACAAGGCCATTCCAGCTCCGCTTAATTATGGACAACCGCCTTTCCCAAAAACTATCTGCACTTCACTCAATGAAGTCATTTGCCACGGCATCCCCAATGACATTCCTTTACAAAATGGGGATATTATGAATATTGACGTCTCTTGCATTGTAGATGGATTCTATGGAGACTGTAGCAGAATGGTGATGATAGGGGAAGTTTCTGAGATAAAAAGAAGAGTCTGTGAAGCCTCTCTGAAAGCTCTTAACGAAGCAATAGCGATTTTAGAGCCTAATCTTCCTCTGTACGAAATTGGAGAAGTAATTGAAAATTGCGCAGCACGGTATGGATTCTCTGTTGTTGATCAATTTGTAGGCCACGGAGTAGGAGTAAAATTCCACGAAAATCCCTACGTAGCGCATCACAGAAACTCTTGTAAGATCCCCCTAGCCCCAGGTATGATTTTCACCATCGAACCTATGATCAATGTAGGGAAAAAAGAAGGATGCATCGATCCAATAAATCACTGGGAAGCACGAACCTGCGATCATCAGCCTAGTGCACAGTGGGAGCACACCGTACTTATTACGGATTCTGGTTATGAAGTACTAACCCTTCTAAACAAATAATCTCTTCTTCCAAAGCCTCAATCTGAGACAAAAGATCCTGAATAATAAAAAGATTATCAATCGCAGATGGATTCGAGGCTTCTTCTTCTCTTTTTAGCGTTAATAGTTGTTCCTGAGCTAAAAACCGCTCTTGTCTAGCCTTTCTAAGACAAGCATCTTTAGCCTTAAACTGCTCTCTCAGTTGTAAATACTTGCCTTTATAAACAGCCCTCTCGTGATTAGCAGAATGGCTAAGCAGTTTTTCTGTAACTATCTCTTGTTTTAAAGACTCTATCTCACTATCCTTCCTGATATTTTCCCTTTCCAGAACTTCTCGATGACGAATAGCCTCTAACAAATCTGCTAAAGCTTTTTCCAAACACTCCTCAGCATATCGCTTTCCACAGGTTTCCTCTTCGCAGGTCTTCTCTAGATGAGCAATTTTATTCTCTACCTCAAGAAGAAACTGTGGGTCGCAAGCTTCTTTTTCTAGGTTCCCTTCAAAAACAGTCCAAGGGAAAAAAGCTCCTTCTTCTCCTCCTGTAGCAACACGAACATACTCTTGATGAAGAATCGAATAATCTTTCAACCAATCATCTCTTTGGCTAATAAGAATTTGCAAATCTCTATCTGTATGCTCGTATTTCCTTGAGATTTCTTCAAGATGCTTGCGACAAACAGAAAGCTCCTCTTCCAAAGCCAATATCCTCCCCTCAAAAAAACGCTCTCCCTCTTTTCGTTCTTGCACTTGGCGATTATACGATTCCTGAAGTTCATCACGTAAAGTCGCTAACTTTGTTAAAGACGCTGTCTTTTCTTCTATAAGCCCCTCAACTAAAGATATACCGAGAAGTAGGATTCCATAGGAAACAATGAATGTAAGAGTCAGTAGCCCACCCCAGAAAGTAGGCACAGAAAAATTACTACAAAGCACTAACCCTAAAGAAATCGCCCCTATTACAGATATTCCATATCCCCAACCGTGAAGAAAGGAAACTAGAGCAACGAAGATACTCATAATACCCAAAACAACCAGCAAGGGAAGCGAGGGAACCAAGGATAAACAACCGATCCCCCCTAAGAATAGCACTATAGGTATAAAGAAAAGCCTCACTTCAAGATTCTGTAGAGGCTTTAGGAAGAAGGATTTTAAAGCTTTTCCTTTTCCTCTTACAGTTCCGAATCCCATCAGACCCCTCTTTTCTGTTTAGGGCTGCTCCAAAGAAGCTAACGCTTTGGTCAACAAAAAGCTAACCAATTCTCGATCCCCTTCATAGATCATCTCGACGTTCATTTTCCCATCTGCCGAGAGTCGCCCACAAGTTAGTACTATATAAGCACTAATATCATTATCTCCTAAAAAATCCAATTGCTCGCAGTCTTTAACCTCTGACACACAGCCCCCCACGTAGGAAAACATTTTTTGCCTAAAACACTCTCTGCAGCATTTCGCAAAAAGCTTTAATACAATTACTTACACTATTCTGAAAATTTCTGCTTAAAAACACCCTTCAAACAGGAATTCTCATTACCAATAACTGTCCGAATTTCCATCCAAACACAAAATAGGCCTCTAGATCCCCTCTCCAAGGCTGTTAGAGCTTAAAAGAAAAGGGGTTAAATAAGAGGCTTATTTTTAGAACAAATTATTATTTTTATTAAAGTGAGAAATTGCTGGTAAAATAAAAAATAAAAACAAAAAAATTTTTAGAATATGTCAGTACCTATCCAGCAAACAGGAGACACTAAATATGTCTCTTCACTACCTCCTTTAGAACCTCTAAGAACGCCTCCAATGGCAGAACTTTTGTTCAGTATTTACTCACTTCTTTTGGGAGCTGTAGAAATACGCCAACAAACGATTCTCACACAATCTCAACAACTCAACGACAATACTAATATCCAGCAACAATTAAACCAAGAAACTAATCGCATTAAATACGCTGTCGTTAATGCCGGAGCGAAAGAGGATGAGATTACACGAGTACAGAACCAGAACCAAAACTACTCCGCGCAACGTTCTAACATTCAAGATCAATTAGTAACTGCTCGACAAAACGGACAAATTATCCTTTCCCATGCATCCACAAACATCAACATCATGCAGCAGATCGCCCAGCAAAACTCCTCCTTCATTAAGACACTGAACTCTGTGGGAAGTACTGTTAATCAATTGAATAAACCCCTGTCTTAACCCTATCAACTAATTTTTGAGGCAGATATGTGGCATCTTCCTTTAGAACCAGTGAAAGCCGCTGTAGAGCTACCTGAAACACCCCCAGTTACAGGCACAGCGAACTCTGCAACAGCGGATGAGATCATAGCTCGTTTTGCTAAAGACTCAAATCCACTTATTGTTACAGTTTACTACATTTATCAATCTGTTCTTGTAGCCCAAAACAATCTCTCTTTAGTTGCAGAACAGTTACAAGCTAATGCTGCAGCACAAACATTCTTAAATAACCAAGAAGCTTTGTACCAATACACAACAATTCCAAAAAACCAGGTCAATTCGCAAAACTCCTCCTATTTACAAAACGTACAATCCGTTAACCAGGCAGTGGGAGCATCCAGACAGGCTATCCAAAACCAAATATCCGGACTAGGAAATGCTTCTCAAGTTATTTCTAGTAACCTGAACACAAATAACAACATTATCCAACAATCCTTGCAAGTTGGTCAGGCGCTCATCCAAACGTTCTCACAAATCGTTAGCTTGATCGCAAACATATAAAAAAAGGACATCTAATGAGTAGTGCAGTCATCCCTATTCTTCCTGAAAAAACTGTGGTCATACCAGACTCTACACTGATGAATCCAATATCCATCGAGATCAATAAGCAGTCTGCTATGTACTTTTGTATCGCAGTCATGTTGCAACTTTCCGTATCAACTACAGAATACAGCCACGCTATCATGTCTGTTCTGCAAGAAAATACTCTTGAGCAGCAACGTAAAACAAAAGAATTAATTAACATTCCTTTGCTATACGTCCCATCATTGACACCAAAACCAAATTCTACAGACGAATATACCAATAACACCACAATTCAAGCTTTCCAAACGTCCAACCAACAAATCTCAGCAAACAGAGAGCTTATCCAGCAAGAGTTGTCCGCCGCTCAACAACGAGCTCAAGCAAACCAAAAAACAGTTAATGCTACATCCTCCGAATCGATGCAAATCCTTCAAGCTGTCTCCGCTCTACTCTCTTCTCTTGTAGATCTAACTATTAAAGCAAATCTCACAACTTCCCCTTCAGACTAACAATTGGGTGCGTTTTCCTCCGCGCACCCCTAAAAAACAAACTTACCGAGATAAAAGGAAGGTTGACAGCCAAAAACACAGCCTAGATAATAGGAGCTATTATAAATACTTTTGTAAAAAGGCCTCTCCTTTATGAGAGTTATCTTCCCAGACAAATATAAGCACACTCCCTTTTTAGGTAGGGCTCTTCAACAACTTCCTCTTTTGGTACTCGCTACTTCTTGCTCAGCTCCTTTTATTTCATTTTTTTTACAAAAATTTTTTCAAATGCGCGGTCCTGTAGAATGGCTGGCTTTATCTGTAGAAGGAATTAATCAACATTATTTTTGGCAATGGCTCACCTATCCTCTTGTCACAGCAGATACTCTTAAGCTTGGAGACGTCGGAAGTTTGGAAATTACGCAACGCTTGCTTATGCGTAATACTTTAGATTTCATCCTTTTTTATAAGGCAACAGATACGATTATTCGGAAACTGGGAGCAGGTCGCTTCGTATTCCTGCTCACAGCAGAGGTAGGCGTTATTGGGCTCACTGTTTGGGCTTTTTTGTGGTTGATTGATAGCCCTCAAGCCTTCTTTGGACCAGAAAGTCTTATCTGTGCTCTTCTGGTTGTTCGTGTCTTCCTAGATCCAGAAAAAAGATTAACCCTTCCCCTTTTTCCCATTTCCTTATCAAGAAAGTGGAGTTTCGTCCTTCTTTTAAATTTCTACTTTCTTATTTTAATTATTGTCGGGGCCTACGCTGCCTTGATCGGTTCAGTCCTGTCTATGGCTTTATCTATCTTATTTTGCCATAAAGAGAACATCCCTAATCCGTACAGGGGGCTATATCGCTAGCAGTCTTCTCGAAGACGCAATCTTCTTGGTCAGAAAAAAAAGAATACAAAGCAGCTCGAACCTCTCCGATCCCATTTAAAACCCCCTCTTCAAACCTAAAACAGGGGCTCTCTTCTAATTCACTATAGTCCATGGGCTGTAAGAGATCATCTTTAGTCAGACCAGTAACCATCGTAGCTCCCAAAGACATCAATCGCTTTTCTTGTTCAGCATACAGATGATTAAGTAGTGCGAAAATTTCGTTTTTCATCCTTTGTCTTTCTTTTTTCTAAAAAAAATTTTTTCATTAACAATTCGGATTCTTCATGACAAATCCCTGCACAACATTCTACTTGATGAAAGGGATGTTTTTCTAAAAAAACATTTAACCAACTTCCACCAGCACCTAAACGCAAGTCCGGAGCCCCCCAAACAATTCTAGGAATACGCGCTAGTTGAATTGCCCCCGCGCACATCAAGCATGGTTCTAAAGTGCAATAAAGAACTGTGTCTATCAATCTCCAGTTCTCCAAATGCTCTGCCGCAGCACCAATACAAATCATTTCAGCATGTGCCGTTGGATCTTTCAACTGCTCCACACTATTGTGTCCTCTGGCAATAATTCTATCTTTATGAACAATGATGCAACCAACAGGAACCTCATCTCGTTCATATGCCTTCCTGGCCTCATCTAAAGCCTTCTTCATGAAAAATAAATCTTTTTTTATGCACATAAAACAAGCTATAACTTAATAAAAAAGCTTTTCCTTTAATTAATTAATTTTTCACAAATCAAAAAGCCCTCATACCATATCACAGAACTCCTACACAAAGAAAAAAAACTTCTTACTCTAGCAAAAGATGTACATTAACAAACCTCTTAGGTATAATCGGTCATTACGGCATTTTTTGTATTTAAGGAGACATCGAATGTCTTTGGACAAGGGCACTAAAGAAGAGATTACTAAAAAATTTCAACTTCATGAAAAAGACACTGGTTCAGCAGATGTGCAAATCGCCATTTTGACTGAACACATCACAGAACTCAAGGAGCATCTTAAACGATCTCCTAAAGATCAGAATTCTCGTTTGGCTTTGCTAAAGCTAGTTGGTCAAAGAAGAAAACTTTTAGAGTACTTAAATTCTACTGACACTGAAAGATACAAGAATTTAATTGCTCGCCTTAATTTGAGAAAATAATATCCAATTTCATTTCTAGGACAGCTCCATGGCTTTTGAGACTTTTTCTGTTGAGTTAGACAAGGATAAAATATTAATTTTCGAAACAGGGAAAATAGCTCGCCAGGCCGATGGAGCAGTTCTTGTTAAAATGAATGAAACTTGGGTTTTCTCATCAGCATGCGCAGCCTCGTTGTTAGAGGCTGTGGATTTTCTACCCTTCAGGGTGGATTACCAAGAAAAATTTTCTTCCGCAGGAAAAACTTCCGGAGGATTCCTCAAGCGCGAAGGACGACCTTCTGAGAAAGAGATTCTCATATCTCGGTTAATAGATCGTTCTTTGCGGCCGTCGTTTCCTAATAGACTTATGCAAGACGTTCAAGTTTTGTCCTATGTTTGGTCTTATGATGGGAAAACATTACCAGATCCTTTAGCTATCTGTGGAGCTTCTGCCGCTTTGGCCATTTCAGAGGTCCCTCAGAACTGCATTGTTGCAGGTGTGCGCGTTGGTCTCATTGAAGGAAAATGGGTAATTAACCCAACAAAGGATGAGTTGGATTCCTCAAAACTCGATTTAGTTATGGCAGGTACAGCTTCTGCTGTGTTAATGATTGAGGGGCATTGCGACTTTTTAACAGAGGACCAAGTACTGGAAGCGATTGCTTTTGGTCAAACACATATAGCCAAGATATGTGACGCTATTGAGGAATGGCAAAAAGCTATTGGTAAGGAGAAACGACTCTCTTCTGTTCTTGATATACCAGAAAACGTGCAAAATGTTGTTTCGAATTTCATTCGAGAAAAATTTGAAAAGGCGCTATCTTTTCGAGATAGAGAAGCTTTGGCAAAAGCAACGCAAGAGTTAGAAGAATCTGTCATTACAAATCTCGTTCAGGAAGAAAGTGATTTCTCTTTATTGAATGTAAAAGCAGCTTTCAAGACTGCAAAATCTAATCAAATGCGGGCTTTAATTAAGAAGCTTGGTATTCGTGTAGATGGACGATCCACCACAGAGATTCGTCCTATTTTTATAGAAACTTCCTTCCTTCCAAGAACACACGGAAGCTGCTTGTTTACTCGAGGAGAGACACAAAGCTTGGCTGTGTGTACTTTAGGAGGAGAGAATATGGCGCAGCGATTCGAAGATCTAAATGGAGATGGTGCTGCTCGTTTCTATTTGCAGTATTTCTTCCCTCCTTTCTCCGTAGGAGAAGTTGGCAGAATAGGATCTCCTGGTAGACGGGAAATAGGACATGGGAAACTCGCAGAAAAGGCTCTCAGCCATGTTCTTCCTGAAGCATCGCATTTCCCTTACACAGTTCGAGTAGAGTCTAACATTACAGAATCTAATGGATCTTCATCCATGGCTTCTGTATGCGGAGGTTGTT encodes the following:
- a CDS encoding CT847 family type III secretion system effector; this encodes MSSAVIPILPEKTVVIPDSTLMNPISIEINKQSAMYFCIAVMLQLSVSTTEYSHAIMSVLQENTLEQQRKTKELINIPLLYVPSLTPKPNSTDEYTNNTTIQAFQTSNQQISANRELIQQELSAAQQRAQANQKTVNATSSESMQILQAVSALLSSLVDLTIKANLTTSPSD
- the pnp gene encoding polyribonucleotide nucleotidyltransferase: MAFETFSVELDKDKILIFETGKIARQADGAVLVKMNETWVFSSACAASLLEAVDFLPFRVDYQEKFSSAGKTSGGFLKREGRPSEKEILISRLIDRSLRPSFPNRLMQDVQVLSYVWSYDGKTLPDPLAICGASAALAISEVPQNCIVAGVRVGLIEGKWVINPTKDELDSSKLDLVMAGTASAVLMIEGHCDFLTEDQVLEAIAFGQTHIAKICDAIEEWQKAIGKEKRLSSVLDIPENVQNVVSNFIREKFEKALSFRDREALAKATQELEESVITNLVQEESDFSLLNVKAAFKTAKSNQMRALIKKLGIRVDGRSTTEIRPIFIETSFLPRTHGSCLFTRGETQSLAVCTLGGENMAQRFEDLNGDGAARFYLQYFFPPFSVGEVGRIGSPGRREIGHGKLAEKALSHVLPEASHFPYTVRVESNITESNGSSSMASVCGGCLALMDAGVPIKAPVAGIAMGLILDQDRAIVLSDISGIEDHLGDMDFKVAGTFEGITAFQMDIKVEGITHKIMAQALAQAKQGRGHILNLMTEVMSSPKGTISKYAPRIETMQINTSKIATVIGPGGKQIRQIIERSGAQVDINDNGVINIAASTQESIDKAKELIEGLTGEVAVGKIYNGRVTSITNFGAFVEILPGKEGLCHISELSKQKVSNTADFVKEGDTLSVKLLSINEKGQLKLSHKATLEG
- a CDS encoding methionyl aminopeptidase — translated: MKRNDPCWCGSQKKWKHCHSPAKPERPDDNLRQFYASRYGIIIKTPEQIKKIRHACQVTAQILNALCEAAKEGVTTNELDRLSQELHKDYKAIPAPLNYGQPPFPKTICTSLNEVICHGIPNDIPLQNGDIMNIDVSCIVDGFYGDCSRMVMIGEVSEIKRRVCEASLKALNEAIAILEPNLPLYEIGEVIENCAARYGFSVVDQFVGHGVGVKFHENPYVAHHRNSCKIPLAPGMIFTIEPMINVGKKEGCIDPINHWEARTCDHQPSAQWEHTVLITDSGYEVLTLLNK
- a CDS encoding MarC family protein gives rise to the protein MLHSLFRLTLLFYALFNSLGSLPVFVALLKKFSFRKQQRIILRESIYALLLLFLFITFGRSFFRLLGITLPAFQLTGGLLLGAIAIDMMKALPPHTEALKQNKEEPVFFPLAFPIITGPAMITSTLGHMEEGIFSKEVVLGAILLAWLFSLITLLLSSPINRLFGQMGLLALERLFSISLALMSVNLILKAFSTAFNIGYYVMP
- the rpsO gene encoding 30S ribosomal protein S15, coding for MSLDKGTKEEITKKFQLHEKDTGSADVQIAILTEHITELKEHLKRSPKDQNSRLALLKLVGQRRKLLEYLNSTDTERYKNLIARLNLRK
- a CDS encoding DUF720 domain-containing protein, whose translation is MSVPIQQTGDTKYVSSLPPLEPLRTPPMAELLFSIYSLLLGAVEIRQQTILTQSQQLNDNTNIQQQLNQETNRIKYAVVNAGAKEDEITRVQNQNQNYSAQRSNIQDQLVTARQNGQIILSHASTNINIMQQIAQQNSSFIKTLNSVGSTVNQLNKPLS
- a CDS encoding MarC family protein, which codes for MDWPFFLLSQSCILFLAADSTTNIEVLNRVLDNLSKRNKALLLIRESFFALIGSLILYPALSKLLYSLQTPACATTVVGGCGVMLVGMRAILRNTQVASWTKLPSFSRSPKIFPIALPLMIGPSWLCACAPLTTQNLPFSIVGALLFFSWLMMATTTLVLQVTNKEGSQAIIAIQTILGLAVVIVGAQLLVSGLQQTFL
- a CDS encoding ABC transporter permease/substrate-binding protein, whose product is MKTITSYALIIIFLIGIWEFFAQNHPNFGFICPPPSKILVTGIHSYSLLLQHASYTAQGILGGFFLALLLAILFSSTMFLFPSTCGLLHPLCVLVQCLPMFTLAPLVVLWFGWGTRAVIIPTALSIFFPLALTIYQGIKNPPEELLEQFILCRATSWQTLFKLRIPYGLPHIFSGLKIAMSSAGFATLAGEWVASQSGLGILILESRRNYDMTMALAGLSLLTLLTLSLFHGVLLLERSIFSFFRIEKSKTKTRKKKWVFALIPLATLLGLFLLEKKPITIPPLSTQSFVLLLDWTPNPNHIPLYVGIEKGFFLDEGISLTLQKNTDTCSSVPHLLLEKVDYTLYHSLGILKAAIKGAPIQIVGRLIDSSLQGLIYRTNEGIEKLEDLNNRVLGFCLNDSQKLPHLLEFLRKHHVVPSDIKNVSADMISPMLTRQIDFLYGAFYNIEGVTISLKGMPTSCFLSDTYGLPTGPQLLICGKKGSLATTPQSLYSMQKALSRSLEFCREHPQEAFAVYVKVTKNSPKVLSDEQAQWEATIPLLARTQSPLSQELLQTLLFTLSSTYPDLQASINAFDIESFQ
- a CDS encoding DUF720 domain-containing protein codes for the protein MWHLPLEPVKAAVELPETPPVTGTANSATADEIIARFAKDSNPLIVTVYYIYQSVLVAQNNLSLVAEQLQANAAAQTFLNNQEALYQYTTIPKNQVNSQNSSYLQNVQSVNQAVGASRQAIQNQISGLGNASQVISSNLNTNNNIIQQSLQVGQALIQTFSQIVSLIANI
- the tadA gene encoding tRNA adenosine(34) deaminase TadA codes for the protein MCIKKDLFFMKKALDEARKAYERDEVPVGCIIVHKDRIIARGHNSVEQLKDPTAHAEMICIGAAAEHLENWRLIDTVLYCTLEPCLMCAGAIQLARIPRIVWGAPDLRLGAGGSWLNVFLEKHPFHQVECCAGICHEESELLMKKFFLEKRKTKDEKRNFRTT